Proteins encoded by one window of Arachis ipaensis cultivar K30076 chromosome B04, Araip1.1, whole genome shotgun sequence:
- the LOC107639722 gene encoding thioredoxin H-type isoform X1, producing MESNTLDKNERNWADERIPPVRLGLREKKFVLQKLVVFPLKLQNLWLLNNYMGNCLDKDESTDTHSDQHVELASGNVKLISSTEAWEQKLEEATRDGKTVILNFSATWCGPCKMIAPYYCELSEKFTSIVFLIVDVDELSDFAATWDIKATPTFFFFQNGQQVDKLVGANKPELQKKIAAITDSVPKWQ from the exons ATGGAGTCTAATACACTAGACAAGAATGAGAGAAACTGGGCTGACGAAAGAATACCGCCTGTCCGATTGGGTCTGCGGGAGAAG AAATTTGTTCTGCAGAAATTGGTGGTATTTCCTCTCAAACTTCAGAATTTGTGGCTTTTGAACAATTATATGGGGAACTGTTTGGATAAG GATGAATCTACGGATACACATTCTGATCAACATGTGGAGTTAGCTTCTGGAAATGTGAAACTTATTAGCAGCACCGAAGCTTGGGAGCAAAAGTTGGAAGAAGCAACGAGAGATGGCAAAACT GTGATCCTGAATTTCAGTGCTACTTGGTGTGGTCCTTGTAAAATGATTGCGCCGTATTACTGCGAGTTATCTGAGAAATTCACATCGATAGTGTTCTTAATAGTCGATGTGGATGAACTAAGC GACTTCGCCGCTACATGGGACATCAAAGCCACGCcaactttcttcttttttcaaaatGGACAACAAGTTGACAAACTTGTAGGAGCAAACAAGCCAGAGCTGCAGAAGAAGATTGCTGCCATTACCGATTCGGTTCCAAAGTGGCAGTAA
- the LOC107639722 gene encoding thioredoxin H-type isoform X2, producing MGNCLDKDESTDTHSDQHVELASGNVKLISSTEAWEQKLEEATRDGKTVILNFSATWCGPCKMIAPYYCELSEKFTSIVFLIVDVDELSDFAATWDIKATPTFFFFQNGQQVDKLVGANKPELQKKIAAITDSVPKWQ from the exons ATGGGGAACTGTTTGGATAAG GATGAATCTACGGATACACATTCTGATCAACATGTGGAGTTAGCTTCTGGAAATGTGAAACTTATTAGCAGCACCGAAGCTTGGGAGCAAAAGTTGGAAGAAGCAACGAGAGATGGCAAAACT GTGATCCTGAATTTCAGTGCTACTTGGTGTGGTCCTTGTAAAATGATTGCGCCGTATTACTGCGAGTTATCTGAGAAATTCACATCGATAGTGTTCTTAATAGTCGATGTGGATGAACTAAGC GACTTCGCCGCTACATGGGACATCAAAGCCACGCcaactttcttcttttttcaaaatGGACAACAAGTTGACAAACTTGTAGGAGCAAACAAGCCAGAGCTGCAGAAGAAGATTGCTGCCATTACCGATTCGGTTCCAAAGTGGCAGTAA